A segment of the Aureliella helgolandensis genome:
CAGATCCAACACGCTTCCCATTGCCCTCAATTCTCAGTAATTGAAGAAGCGATTGCCATCAAGTTTAGATACAAGAGCATATGAGGCCCCTGATGTCGTTTAATTTTACGGATGCACCCTGCATGCCTGAATCGGATTCCAACGATTCCGGTATCTTTCGAAAAGATAGGCCGCAGGCAAACCCGCATCTCCAAACACGTCGCGGCACGATTGGGGAACATTCCATGCAAACGCGCTACATTGCGATTAAATCGGTGTTCGATCAAATCGTCGGCATCGTTCTGCTTGTGCCTGCGGCACCGATCATCGCGGTCTTCTGGTGCTTGGTGAGAATCACCTCGGCCGGCCCAGGCTTCTACCTTCAGACCCGCGTTGGCCAACATGGCCAGTTGTTCAAGATTGTGAAATTGAGAACGATGCGGTGCGACGCAGAACGACCCGGCAAGGTGCAATGGTGTGTCAAAGGCGACCCACGCATTACGCCGATTGGCAGCATCCTGCGAAAGTTGCACATCGACGAGCTTCCGCAATTGTGGAACGTCGCCTGCGGCGAGATGTCGTTGGTGGGTCCGCGCCCCGAACGCCCGGAAATCACCAAGTCGTTGGAGCGTTTGATTCCAGGATACCAATTGCGACATGCGGTTAAACCGGGTGTCACCGGACTTTCGCAAGTCAACCTCGAGCCCGACACCAACATCAACATCACCCGCTGCAAGCAGATTCTCGATCTGCGTTACATCGCCTGTGCCAATCCGTGGCTCGACGCCAGAATGCTGTTTGCAACCATGCTCCGCATGATTGGCATTCGCGGTGAAAGAGCCATGCGTCTCACACGCCTCAAACAAACGATATCCGAAGGTGAATTGGCCGCTATCGGGTACCAGTTCGATACGCCTGAGGATCAGCTGTGGAATCCCTCACATGACCAGTCCCAAACGGCTTCCACTCCCGGCACGGACGTGCAACCCGCTGTAGCCACAACCTCGCTCGCATTTCGTCCACCCGCCATAGAGCGTCGACCAAGTTTTTCGGTGGCTCCCCCCAAGCACCTGAGTGGAAGCGTCTTCACGAGTTCCTCCATTCCCAATGCCTTTACGGTCGATGTCGAAGATTACTACCAAGTGTCGGCCTTCGAGAATCGCGTGAGCCGCAAGCAATGGGACAAATACGAGTCACGAGTCGAGGGCAACACGGATCGATTGTTAAAGTTACTGGATCAACACAGTGTGCAAGGCACTTTTTTCATTCTCGGTTGGGTAGCCGAGCGGTATCCGGAATTGGTGCAACGAATTCATCACGCGGGTCATGAGGTGGCTTCGCACGGATATTGGCATCAGTTGGTTTACGATCAGAGTCCCGAGGATTTTGCGACCGATCTGAGCGATAGTGTGGACGCCATTTACAATGCTTGTGGTGTCGAAGTCTCGGCCTATCGTGCGCCCAGTTTTTCGATCACCAGTCGTTCCCTGTGGGCGCTGGACATTTTGGTCCAGAAGGGCTTTACGGTCGACTCAAGTATTTTCCCGATCAAGGGACACGATCGTTACGGTATGCCGGGTGCCAAACGCGAGATCCATCGGTTGGAAACGGAAACGGGCAGCATCATTGAATTCCCACCGTCGGCTTGGCATCTGCCAGGTTTGAACATTCCGATTGGCGGTGGCTATTTCCGGATCTTCCCTTATTCGGTTTCACGCCGAGCGATGAAGCAGGTCCGCAAGACGGAGCATCCAGCCATGTTCTACATTCACCCTTGGGAAATCGATCCCAAGCAGCCCACCATCGCCGGTGCCGGCCTGAAAACACGCATGCGGCACTATACCGGCTTGCACAACACTCACGCACGGCTTGACCGCATGCTCAGAGAATCGAGCTTCACCACGATGGCGAGGGTTATTCAACGATCTGCCCCTCAATTAGTCTTGCCTTCCCGGGCACCGGTCGAGACCACCGTGTGATCTCTAGGTCGAGCCAATAGTTGCGCTGCTGGCCTTAGGGTTAGCCCATGCGTTTGGGCAACCTCGAGGGGTTGCCAACGATCTTCTTCTTCAGTTGCAGTCACTTAGCTGGCCAGCGGTTTCCACAAAATGAAGGCGGACAGAAGCGTCGTTGCGGCTGCCCTTGTAGCAGGCCTCCCTGCACTCAGTGGAGGTTTCCAGTGTTCAATGCATACTTACAACGCCTTGAGCTCAGAACAATCAACATGCGGAAGTTGAGCATTCGGAATAGGTTGCGCAACCAACCTGCGTTCACGTCGATCTGCCCGGCTGAGTGGATCTCATATTCAGTTCCGGCCTAATCGGGTTTTAATAGAGAGGGCAACGTAGAACAGAGTGGATCGGGAACAAGGGGGTACAATGGGAGCCGCGCATGGAGCAACAGTGTAGTCAGTTGTATCCAAATGACTAAGAGAATCCTTACAAGCGGACTGGAGGCTGCACCGTTCCTGTTTTTCGTTCCACCATTGCCTCAGAACTGTTCTATATCCCTGAGCGTCACCTAAGCTCGATCAAACCAGCATCGAAACTACCCCAACAGGGGGCACTCGCGAGAGTGCCACCCACCGGAACGAAGTCCGCGCTGCGAGATGCGCTGGTCAAGCGAAATGCATGTCATAATTTACATGCCGCAGTGTTTGAGTATTCAGAATAAGCAGTGTTCCTTTTCGAATTACGATTCGTCAGGCTAAGAAGTGTGATCTTGAAATCATTGGTTAACATTTAGTGAGCCCTCTTACCCAAGTATTGCGCAACATTTTTTTCGGGTGGGCCGGATATGCTGCGCAGATCGTAATCACCCTACTGCTAACACCGCTGGTGCTTGAGAAACTTGGTGAAACTCAGTACGGACTTTGGACACTGCTAATTAGTATTACGGGCTACTACGGCTTAATAGACATTGGATTTCGTCCGGGCTTAATACAGTATTTATCTCGATCCATTGGAGAGAGAGACGACACAGCACTAATGCGTGTTGCGAGTTCAGGTTTTTTTTCCTTGCTGGGTATTGGCATTGTTATTCTCGTCGTAACGTGTGCTGTAGCTTACTGGCTACCGAGTTTTGTTAATCTCACAGACACATCTGCAAGAGACGTTGCGATATGTGCTTTATTCCTAGGTATAGGAGTGGCCGTACAATTCCCATTTCTCGTGTTTAGCTCCACATTGAGTGCAGCGGAACGATTCGACGTAGCAAACATCATTGGAATCGTGTCTCGAATTGCGTACGCTGCGTTAGCTTATTCCGCACTCTCCTTCGGGGGCGGTATTCTCTCGCTTGCAATTGCGATGACAGTCACGAACGTCGCAGACTATGTCGCTCGAGCCGTCTTCGCAAAGCGATACGTCCCCGCATTGGCTATCCGAAGAAAATATATTGATAGGCAAACGATCAAGAACTTTCTCGGGTTTGGGACTTGGACGAGCTTAGGCAATGCAAGTGAACGGATCGCTAGTTACAGCGACATGGTTATAATTGGTGGAATGCTATCTGCGGCAGCTATTGCACCATACGCACTGGCCACATCGATGATTTCTCATTTCAACCGTGTCGTGTGGCCAGTTGCAACCGTTTTGTTTCCTGCCGCAACAAAATTGGATGCGCGTGGTAATATCTCGCAATTGCAAACAATCTATCTAACTGCAACACGACTAATCCTGGGGCTCGCGCTTGCTTTGGCAGTTGTGGCCTCCTATTACGCTCACCCATTTTTTCACATTTGGCTTAAGAATTCCGCAACTGCTGAGACAATTCGCGTAGCCTCACATCTTATAACATTTTTAACGATTCCCGCAGTTGCAGTTTGCTGGCAGATGGTCGGCCGGCAAATAATGTTGGCTCGCCGACACCACCAGTTATTAGCGATGCTTTTGCTGCCTGAGAGTGTCTTGAATCTAATTCTGAGCCTTAGCCTAGTTCAATATCTGGGAGTATGGGGTGTGGCCCTAGGTACCGTCATCTCTACGTCAATATTTCACCTAATTGTTCATCCCTACTTTGTAGCAAGAGCAATTTCCCTGCCTGCGTCGCGTATTGTTAGGGAAACCGCTGTTCGACCGATACTGTTGGCAACAGCTACATGCATAGCGTTCTGGAGTCAAGCAATTCTGATTCCACCTCCCGTGACGTGGTTAGAGCTATTCGCTCAAGCAACCTGCTCCGTAATGTTTGTGACAGTACTTTTCGTACTGATTGTTCTCTATGGTTCAGAACGCAAAATTTTCTATCCACGTTTGTTCAGACTATTACAACTTAGGCCAAATTTGTAATGTGCGGTTTTGTAGGTGTATGCTCATTCTCAGAAGATACGCGTCAATGGCTTGCACAATTGGAGCGAGCTAACTCCCTGCTTTCGCACAGAGGTCCAGATGATGCAAGTTACTTTGAATCACTCAAATGCAGCTTCGGATTCAGGCGTCTAAAGATAATTGACCTTTCAGACAAAGGCAGACAGCCATTTTCAGATGCAAGAGGCGTGCACACTCTCGTCTTCAATGGAGAAATTTATAACTATCTGGAATTACGTGAAGAGCTTGTTGCCAAGGGGCACCATTTTGAAACGGCATCTGACACAGAAGTACTGCTGAAGGGATTGATCGAGTGGGGCGAGGATTGCCTTAACAAGCTAAATGGCATGTTTGCATTTTGTTGGTGGGATAGCGAAAAAAGCCAACTCATGCTTGCGAGAGACAGATTTGGTGAGAAACCACTGTTTTACCGCCGCACCAAGAATGGACTAATTTTCGCAAGCGAGATCAAGGGACTTTTCCCCTTAATGGAGACTCCGGCGGAGCCTAACCAGGACGCGATTTACTCTTATCTTGAGCATGGAGACCTGGACATCGCGCCGCACACATTTTTTGAGAACATCTACTCAGTTTTACCGGCGCACCGAATTGTCGCGAACAAGTCTGGTTTCACAGAGGCAGCTTATTGGAAATTACGGGCGTATTCTACGCACCATCAGCGACCAAGTGAACAGTTTCGTGAATTATTTCTTAGCTCTCTTAAATTGCGAACTCGGAGTGATGTTCCGGTGGGAACCTGCCTATCTGGAGGGCTAGATTCGAGCGCAATTGTCTGTGGATTAAGTCACTTGGAAGACAACAAGATTATTTCAAGTACATCACGGAAGACGTTTTCGGCGTGCTATCAACAGTACGACGAAAGACCTCAGATTCGAGCAGTTGTAAAACAGTCAAAATCTCAATGTTTTATGACAACGCCGGTCCCAAGGGGAGTTACAGATCTGGCTGCATTGATTGGATTTCATGATGAACCGTTTCACAGTTTTGCAGCGTTTGCATCTTACTCGGTAATGAAACTTGCGAGTGAGAATGGAGTTAAGGTTGTTCTAAACGGGCAGGGAGCAGATGAGTCGCTGGCAGGCTATGGCGCCTATGTGACTCCCTACTTGATTGACACATTTTTCAGCAGAGGGCCGTTGCAGGCCTACCGTGCAGCTCGCGGCGCGCGTGCAGTTTCTCGTTCAACAGTACGAAGCCTGTTGTGGGATTCCGCAAAACTCTCGGTACGTTCCTACTTGGGCCCAAAACTTCGGGATCTCGGAATCACGGGCAAACCAAGTCAGAGCAAATGCTACCAACTAACTCAAGAGAGTTTTGCATCCACTGCAACGAGATTGCAGCCCCTCAACCTCCAGCGCGTAAATAGCCATTTGAAGCAGCAACTTCAAGCATCCCTATTCATTGCAAAGCTCCCCATATATCTTCGAGTTGAAGATCGCAACTCGATGGCGAATTCCATAGAAAGTCGATTGCCGTTCCTCGATCATAGATTAGTCGAATTCGTTTTCACCGTCCCTCCTTGGCAATTCATGAATGACGGAAAAAATAAAAGGTTGCTTCGAGATGGAATGGCGGACATACTCCCTAGCAAAGTCCTAGATCGAAAAGACAAGTTCGGATTCCCAATCCCACAAAGTGATTGGCTGTTCAGTCTATTCCGTGATGAAGTTGAAGAACTATTAGCCAACCTATCTACAGAGATGAGGTCTATTCTCCAATCCGATGCCCTGCTTCCATTGTATCGAGAACACATAGCTCACTTACATGGTAAGCGAGACAAAGGCGGACCAAGCCAGTTTTGGTTTCGAGTCATTTCACTCGAACTATGGTTTCGGCATGTCGAATTACTGAAGAGCTACTGCTATGCCACATAGAGCACGTAGAATCCAAAGGCTTGTCTTAAACGAATGCGCGTTGAGCTAATTGTAA
Coding sequences within it:
- a CDS encoding XrtA system polysaccharide deacetylase; this encodes MSFNFTDAPCMPESDSNDSGIFRKDRPQANPHLQTRRGTIGEHSMQTRYIAIKSVFDQIVGIVLLVPAAPIIAVFWCLVRITSAGPGFYLQTRVGQHGQLFKIVKLRTMRCDAERPGKVQWCVKGDPRITPIGSILRKLHIDELPQLWNVACGEMSLVGPRPERPEITKSLERLIPGYQLRHAVKPGVTGLSQVNLEPDTNINITRCKQILDLRYIACANPWLDARMLFATMLRMIGIRGERAMRLTRLKQTISEGELAAIGYQFDTPEDQLWNPSHDQSQTASTPGTDVQPAVATTSLAFRPPAIERRPSFSVAPPKHLSGSVFTSSSIPNAFTVDVEDYYQVSAFENRVSRKQWDKYESRVEGNTDRLLKLLDQHSVQGTFFILGWVAERYPELVQRIHHAGHEVASHGYWHQLVYDQSPEDFATDLSDSVDAIYNACGVEVSAYRAPSFSITSRSLWALDILVQKGFTVDSSIFPIKGHDRYGMPGAKREIHRLETETGSIIEFPPSAWHLPGLNIPIGGGYFRIFPYSVSRRAMKQVRKTEHPAMFYIHPWEIDPKQPTIAGAGLKTRMRHYTGLHNTHARLDRMLRESSFTTMARVIQRSAPQLVLPSRAPVETTV
- a CDS encoding lipopolysaccharide biosynthesis protein — encoded protein: MSPLTQVLRNIFFGWAGYAAQIVITLLLTPLVLEKLGETQYGLWTLLISITGYYGLIDIGFRPGLIQYLSRSIGERDDTALMRVASSGFFSLLGIGIVILVVTCAVAYWLPSFVNLTDTSARDVAICALFLGIGVAVQFPFLVFSSTLSAAERFDVANIIGIVSRIAYAALAYSALSFGGGILSLAIAMTVTNVADYVARAVFAKRYVPALAIRRKYIDRQTIKNFLGFGTWTSLGNASERIASYSDMVIIGGMLSAAAIAPYALATSMISHFNRVVWPVATVLFPAATKLDARGNISQLQTIYLTATRLILGLALALAVVASYYAHPFFHIWLKNSATAETIRVASHLITFLTIPAVAVCWQMVGRQIMLARRHHQLLAMLLLPESVLNLILSLSLVQYLGVWGVALGTVISTSIFHLIVHPYFVARAISLPASRIVRETAVRPILLATATCIAFWSQAILIPPPVTWLELFAQATCSVMFVTVLFVLIVLYGSERKIFYPRLFRLLQLRPNL
- the asnB gene encoding asparagine synthase (glutamine-hydrolyzing), encoding MCGFVGVCSFSEDTRQWLAQLERANSLLSHRGPDDASYFESLKCSFGFRRLKIIDLSDKGRQPFSDARGVHTLVFNGEIYNYLELREELVAKGHHFETASDTEVLLKGLIEWGEDCLNKLNGMFAFCWWDSEKSQLMLARDRFGEKPLFYRRTKNGLIFASEIKGLFPLMETPAEPNQDAIYSYLEHGDLDIAPHTFFENIYSVLPAHRIVANKSGFTEAAYWKLRAYSTHHQRPSEQFRELFLSSLKLRTRSDVPVGTCLSGGLDSSAIVCGLSHLEDNKIISSTSRKTFSACYQQYDERPQIRAVVKQSKSQCFMTTPVPRGVTDLAALIGFHDEPFHSFAAFASYSVMKLASENGVKVVLNGQGADESLAGYGAYVTPYLIDTFFSRGPLQAYRAARGARAVSRSTVRSLLWDSAKLSVRSYLGPKLRDLGITGKPSQSKCYQLTQESFASTATRLQPLNLQRVNSHLKQQLQASLFIAKLPIYLRVEDRNSMANSIESRLPFLDHRLVEFVFTVPPWQFMNDGKNKRLLRDGMADILPSKVLDRKDKFGFPIPQSDWLFSLFRDEVEELLANLSTEMRSILQSDALLPLYREHIAHLHGKRDKGGPSQFWFRVISLELWFRHVELLKSYCYAT